GCACTTAGTTTATCCGTAAGCATTCTTTCTGCTTCTACGGTAAATTGTTCGGGGACTAAGAAAAATATTTTATTCACATTTTGATTTTCAAGTTCATTTCTGATATCTTTGCTTGCTTTAAAAAAAGCTTTTTCTTCAATATAACTTAGTATGATTTTTATCATTATCGTTATCCTTAATCATTTTCAAAGAGTTTTATTTTTTCAAGTTTGTCGATGTTGATTTTAAGTCTTTTAATATAAGAGACAAATTCCAGTATATCAGCTGTAGTATAAAGGGTCTTATGACTTGTTCCGTTATCTTTTAGTAAATCTTTATCTTTTAAATATTTCCTTACGTTTTCCACCATTTGCTCTGCAGGGTCAAGTAAGGTCAAATCATTATATATATCATTTATTTCCTTTTCTATTATAGGAAAATGGGAACAGCCCAATATCAAATTTTTGACATTTTTCTCTTTATCAATAATAGGTTCTATACATTCTTTGATAAGCTGATTTAAAAGAGGTTTGTTTTCTATTTGACTATCTATTACTTTTGGCAGTCTCGTAGAATCATTTGATATTATATTTATATCTTTATTTAATTTATGTATCTCTTTATTGTATGAGCCGCTGTTTACCGTTGCTTTTGTTGCTATAAGTCCTATTAAATCAACATTTGTTTCACTTGATTTTTTTGTTGCTAATTCACTTCCCGCTTTTACTATACTAAATATAGGGACTTTTGAAGTAAGTTTTTCGATATGAGAAGAAATCGTGTTGCAGGCGAGCAGGACCGCCTTTACATCTTGTTCTTCCAAATAACTTATCATTTTATTTGCAAGTATTATTATTTCTTCTTCGCTTTTGTTTCCGTATGGCATTCTTTTTGTATCGCCCAAATATATTATATTTTCATTAGGCAAAAGTCTTTCGGTTTGTTTGAAGACTGTAAGTCCACCCACTCCGCTGTCCAGTATACCTATAGGTTGATTTTTATTCATTAAAATATGACCTCTTTATGTAAAATTTTTAAATATTCTCAGTGATTATTCTATCACAAAAAACATAACATTAAAACAGATATAAATAATATGATTTATAGTAGTTACAGGGAGTGAATATGAAATTTTTTTATGTTTTTAATTATGATATATATAAAAAGGATTTTGTTTTGACTAAAAAAGAGTTATTTA
The DNA window shown above is from Anaerofustis stercorihominis DSM 17244 and carries:
- the murI gene encoding glutamate racemase — encoded protein: MNKNQPIGILDSGVGGLTVFKQTERLLPNENIIYLGDTKRMPYGNKSEEEIIILANKMISYLEEQDVKAVLLACNTISSHIEKLTSKVPIFSIVKAGSELATKKSSETNVDLIGLIATKATVNSGSYNKEIHKLNKDINIISNDSTRLPKVIDSQIENKPLLNQLIKECIEPIIDKEKNVKNLILGCSHFPIIEKEINDIYNDLTLLDPAEQMVENVRKYLKDKDLLKDNGTSHKTLYTTADILEFVSYIKRLKINIDKLEKIKLFEND